GCCCAGTTCTCACCAGCACACAGCTTCCAACCGCGCTGCAATCGACTCGTAGAGACAAGCCCCGATTCCGGTGCCACTAACGACGCCCCTGCGAATTGTGCAGCAAGGGATGGATAACGTTCTAACAGACCACTCCAAACATCCTCAGACACTCCGGTTTGCGGTCCCCCCTTTAACACAAAACCCGCGCTCGTGATCCCATGATTAAATCGCAACTGCCACATCCACCCTTCACGCAGCACCTGATGCAGTGCCGCATGATCACAATCAAATGGATAATCACTCCGATCAATCTGACGCTGGTCCAATACTTCAGCCCAGGGAACCACATTCTCAAAATGCCCATAGACGGCTGTCGAATTCGTCTGAAACTCAGTCTGGCGTTTAATACCCAATTTATTTGGAACGATTCCCGCGGCTCCCGTCGCATCAATGACAAATGCCGCTCGTAGCGCAATCGGCTCCCCCTGTCTCGTTCCTGTAATTTCCCAACCGTCCACCCGATCAAGCATCACCTCAGCCTGATCCAGATATACTACTTTCGATTTCTGAACTTCCTCTGCAAAAAACGTATCAACGTCCGCCCGATACCAGTGTGTGTCAGCTAAAGAATCACTCACATTCGCCGTCACCAACAATTCACTGCCATGGTGTGGCTTCGCTTCGAAGTTTTGTTGAGGCTCATGGCAAAAATAACTGAAACCGCGTTTGATCCCACAGGCTAAGCCGGGATAGCGCTCCTGCCAGGTCCCATACTTGCAAAATGGCTGAAATTGTGGAAGATCATACTGTTCAGAGAGTGACCGGAGCAGATACCCGGCGGCGGGCGTCGAGGATTCTCCGATCGCAAAACGGGGATGCGTTCCGCGATCAATTAACGCGACCGACAAACCAATGCGGTCCAAAAGCAGCGCCGTCAGACTG
This window of the Gimesia fumaroli genome carries:
- a CDS encoding NAD(P)/FAD-dependent oxidoreductase; translation: MQQFDVVILGAGFGGSLTALLLDRIGLSVALIDRGTHPRFAIGESSTPAAGYLLRSLSEQYDLPQFQPFCKYGTWQERYPGLACGIKRGFSYFCHEPQQNFEAKPHHGSELLVTANVSDSLADTHWYRADVDTFFAEEVQKSKVVYLDQAEVMLDRVDGWEITGTRQGEPIALRAAFVIDATGAAGIVPNKLGIKRQTEFQTNSTAVYGHFENVVPWAEVLDQRQIDRSDYPFDCDHAALHQVLREGWMWQLRFNHGITSAGFVLKGGPQTGVSEDVWSGLLERYPSLAAQFAGASLVAPESGLVSTSRLQRGWKLCAGENWALLPHTAGFIDPLHSTGSAHTLCGIERLVAALERFWGKVELTSAMADYSDSIQAELSLIDTLIAGCYHSLPDFDLFTASTLFYFAAATGFEHLRCCEGKQPLFLCADDSEFRPVVKEWSELVGQLEKNEYEIPRAIERAEMLLKPWNRVGLFQPAIPNMYYYTAAPESEPR